A genomic window from Arvicola amphibius chromosome 5, mArvAmp1.2, whole genome shotgun sequence includes:
- the Procr gene encoding endothelial protein C receptor, whose product MLTNLLSLLLLLLLLPGCAFCNQEDGSQGLHMLQISYFRDPEHVRHQGNASLGKLLTHTLEGPANNVTILQLQPWQDPESWANTEKGLQNYLSQFHSLVQLVYRERKSSVVFPLTVTCSLGCELPEESSEARLFFDVAVNGSSFVSFQPKAALWVSSSKEPSEAIAFTLKQLNAYNRTRYEMQEFLQDTCVRYVENHINTQNMKGSQTGRSYTSLVLGILVGCFIIAGVAVGIFLCTGGRRC is encoded by the exons ATGTTGACGAACTTGctgtccctgctgctgctgctgctgctgctgcctggctGCGCCTTTTGTAACCAGGAAGATG GCTCCCAAGGCCTGCATATGCTCCAGATCTCCTACTTCCGAGACCCCGAACACGTGAGACATCAGGGCAACGCCTCGCTGGGGAAACTCCTGACACACACACTGGAAGGCCCGGCCAACAATGTCACCATCCTCCAGCTGCAACCCTGGCAGGATCCCGAGAGCTGGGCTAACACAGAGAAGGGGCTGCAGAACTACCTGTCTCAGTTCCACAGCCTGGTGCAGCTGGTGTATCGCGAGCGCAAGAGCAGCGTAGTCT TTCCTCTCACAGTCACTTGCTCCCTGGGCTGCGAGCTGCCAGAGGAGAGCTCTGAAGCCCGCCTCTTCTTCGATGTGGCCGTGAATGGGAGCTCCTTTGTAAGTTTCCAGCCCAAAGCCGCCCTGTGGGTGTCAAGCTCCAAGGAGCCCTCCGAAGCAATCGCCTTCACCCTGAAGCAGCTTAACGCCTACAATCGAACTCGGTACGAAATGCAGGAATTTCTTCAGGACACATGTGTGCGATATGTGGAGAACCATATCAACACACAAAACATGAAAG GAAGCCAAACAGGCCGCTCTTACACTTCGCTTGTCCTGGGTATCCTGGTGGGCTGTTTCATAATTGCTGGTGTGGCCGTGGGCATCTTCCTGTGCACAGGTGGACGGCGCTGCTGA